One Coffea arabica cultivar ET-39 chromosome 5e, Coffea Arabica ET-39 HiFi, whole genome shotgun sequence DNA segment encodes these proteins:
- the LOC113743725 gene encoding protein ENHANCED DOWNY MILDEW 2 isoform X1 codes for MASSDDEDGILPSDVSNYYFQYDNETISFAELPLKWNDDESLEGNKKEIDLHGQTDNGLQTIFEQVIAWKFDISSREPEILVLTRKKNWIKLLKPRKFYEKTIRKILITVHCLSFVKGKPETSAKVLRDHLTKKFRSFDGSPSEDDVMTNLITETVKRDEILARAKVFNDFLEDKPRKKKIFEEVGTTAKSSFIVDDVPDENGEDGSDDEDEDFFEHVCAICDNGGDILCCDGKCLRSFHATVDAGAESNCESLGFSDKEVKAMANQTFLCKNCQYKQQLCFVCGELGSSDKSAGAEVFQCVTGTCGYFYHPRCVAKALKFKMGDKTKDLEREIAAGKTFVCPIHTCFACKEPEPEDKTDSQLQFAVCRRCPTAYHRKCLPRDIAFEDDEDQGIEQRAWEDLMPNKILIYCTKHEIKEELETPIRNHIKFPDIEGEKRKQDAESVGKAKLVQKKTALHKKREIASDAAASKNSIADKVKVFPKSSMAVKQLHSTKTNGGRLSIPESSKKRKLANVSMTESKRRPPRKDGRSIGGDSKAFLGEQLYEQYYNKDSGLATSVGGYTSDRKQQVKAARSVSKEADDSLMLDADSQERILSFVREAESKITLDDVIKEHKPPSTHGSSLKNIIQSITLGKVEGSIEALHAALQKLEEGGSLEDAKAVCEPGLLNQMVKWKSKLRVYLAPFLYGTRYTSFGRHFTKVEKLQAIVDKLHSYVADGDTVVDFCCGANDFSCLMKLKMDEMGKSCNFKNYDIKQAKNDFNFEKKDWMTVQKSDLPSGSKLIMGLNPPFGVKASLANKFIDKALQFKPKLLILIAPQETLRLDEKKNPYDLVWEDDKLLAGKAFYLPGSIDVNDKQMEDWNVNTPPLYLWSRPDWTVRHKKIARLQGHLPCAEKMMRLEDESSIPDCHMEPRDLHCNSTMLADSVGLQDVYQPAERGAKLVESHVEGFSNGRGDEQTPEDHSHKDQANGNWEDRNKTRITRGKGNEGRPKDHAHKHRAKGNYEGGNKHMRRHGGGSDIKSPDSKSLPRHSSPSSSCRSWGRSENTEMPLHLDAWREGYQQLEHQRVSGLQKQHYSYQDDGMVMHNSFSTEAAYLDMGSTWQHRVGPRSDYGFGAPDMQFLNYLSNHTSGLGGHGAQFSERNEAYGVQPDGRTQVQARFYGHEYPNSMSHGTHYMASPAPGFSSVYAQIGAYSGHNSTSTSSVHQYAPRLDGLNAPTVNSMGSAQHLDGRSGFYNTAPHPGRGSGELGFAPGPYRPYSKQNSSGWLNE; via the exons ATGGCATCTTCGGATGATGAGGATGGAATATTGCCTAGTGACGTATCTAACTATTACTTTCAATATGATAATGAGACAATTTCATTTGCTGAGTTGCCCCTGAAGTGGAATGATGATGAGAGCTTGgagggaaacaaaaaagagattGATTTGCATGGCCAGACAGACAATGGACTTCAGACAATCTTTGAGCAAGTCATAGCTTGGAAATTCGATATTTCATCTAGAGAGCCTGAGATTTTGGTGCTGACTAGAAAGAAGAACTGGATAAAGCTTCTGAAGCCAaggaaattttatgaaaaaaccATTAGAAAGATCTTGATTACTGTGCATTGCCTAAGCTTTGTCAAAGGGAAACCTGAAACATCAGCAAAAGTTCTACGGGATCATTTGACTAAAAAATTCAG ATCATTTGACGGCAGTCCTTCTGAGGATGATGTGATGACCAATTTAATTACAGAAACTGTTAAGCGGGATGAGATTTTGGCCAGAGCCAAG GTTTTCAATGACTTTCTAGAAGACAAGCCcaggaagaagaaaatttttgag GAGGTTGGAACTACTGCAAAGTCTAGTTTCATAGTGGACGATGTTCCTGATGAAAATGGAGAAGATGGCTCtgatgatgaggatgaggacTTCTTTGAACATGTTTGTGCAATTTGTGATAACGGTGGAGATATTCTCTG TTGTGATGGGAAGTGTCTGAGGTCATTTCACGCAACAGTAGACGCTGGTGCTGAGTCAAATTGTGAATCTCTTGGATTTTCTGATAAAGAAGTTAAG GCAATGGCAAACCAAACTTTCTTGTGCAAGAATTGTCAGTATAAACAACAGTTGTGCTTTGTTTGTGGCGAGCTGGGGTCATCTGATAAATCAGCTGGTGCTGAG GTATTTCAGTGTGTTACTGGGACATGTGGTTACTTTTACCACCCGCGTTGTGTAGCAAAAGCACTCAAATTTAAGATGGGAGATAAAACAAAAGATCTTGAGCGTGAGATTGCTGCAGGGAAGACCTTCGTCTGTCCCATCCATACTTGCTTTGCCTGTAAAGAGCCAGAACCCGAGGACAAAACTGACTCGCAGCTGCAGTTTGCTGTATGTAGACGTTGTCCAACAGCATATCACCGGAAATGTCTGCCTAG GGACATTGCTTTTGAGGATGACGAAGATCAAGGCATCGAGCAAAGAGCTTGGGAAGACCTTATGCCAAACAAAATACTAATTTATTGCAC AAAACACGAGATCAAAGAAGAACTTGAAACTCCTATCAGAAACCATATCAAGTTCCCAGATATTGAGggggaaaaaaggaaacaagatGCAGAATCTGTTGGCAAAGCAAAACTTGTGCAAAAGAAGACAGCTTTGCACAAAAAGAGAGAGATTGCTTCGGATGCTGCTGCTTCAAAGAATAGTATTGCAGATAAAGTAAAAGTTTTCCCCAAGTCATCCATGGCAGTGAAGCagcttcattctaccaaaacaAATGGAGGAAGGTTATCCATACCAGAGTCTTCCAAGAAACGGAAATTGGCTAATGTTTCTATGACAGAATCAAAGAGGAGGCCCCCAAGGAAAGATGGTAGATCCATTGGTGGTGATAGCAAGGCCTTCTTGGGTGAGCAGTTGTATGAGCAATATTATAACAAGGATTCTGGGCTTGCTACATCGGTGGGAGGATACACATCAGATAGGAAACAGCAAGTAAAAGCGGCTAGATCTGTTTCAAAGGAAGCTGATGATTCACTGATGCTGGATGCTGATTCTCAGGAAAG GATTCTTTCCTTTGTGAGAGAAGCTGAATCAAAAATAACACTAGATGATGTTATCAAAGAGCACAAACCCCCATCAACGCATGGATCCTCGTTAAAGAATATAATACAAAGTATAACTTTGGGGAAGGTTGAAGGTTCTATTGAG GCACTTCATGCTGCTTTACAGAAGTTGGAAGAAGGAGGCAGTCTTGAAGATGCAAAAGCCGTTTGCGAGCCTGGGCTTCTCAATCAGATGGTAAAGTGGAAG AGTAAGCTCAGAGTTTATCTTGCTCCATTTCTATATGGTACGCGTTACACATCCTTTGGTCGCCATTTCACCAAAGTGGAGAAGTTGCAAGCA ATTGTTGACAAGCTTCACTCGTATGTGGCAGATGGTGACACG GTTGTTGATTTCTGTTGTGGTGCCAATGACTTCAGTTGCCTAATGAAACTGAAGATGGATGAAATGGGAAAAAGCTGCAATTTTAAAAACTACGACATTAAACAAGCAAAG AATGATTTTAATTTTGAGAAGAAGGATTGGATGACTGTCCAGAAAAGTGATTTGCCATCAGGATCAAAGCTG ATCATGGGGCTTAACCCACCTTTTGGAGTAAAAGCATCTCTTGCTAACAAGTTCATTGATAAAGCCCTTCAATTTAAGCCAAAGCTGCTTATCCTTATTGCGCCACAGGAGACTCTTAG GTTGGATGAGAAGAAAAATCCTTATGATCTTGTTTGGGAGGATGATAAGTTGCTTGCCGGAAAA GCATTTTACTTACCAGGGTCTATTGATGTAAATGACAAGCAAATGGAGGATTGGAATGTCAACACCCCACCCCTTTATCTTTGGAGTCGCCCAGATTGGACAGTCAGACACAAGAAAATTGCTCGACTGCAAGGCCACTTGCCCTGTGCAGAAAAAATGATGAGGCTGGAGGATGAGAGTAGCATCCCTGATTGCCACATGGAACCTCGTGATCTTCACTGTAATTCTACCATGCTAGCAGACTCTGTTGGTCTCCAGGATGTTTATCAACCGGCAGAAAGAGGAGCAAAGCTGGTAGAAAGTCATGTTGAAGGATTTTCCAATGGTAGAGGGGATGAACAGACTCCCGAGGATCATAGCCATAAGGATCAAGCCAACGGCAACTGGGAGGACAGAAACAAGACTAGGATAACACGCGGAAAAGGGAACGAAGGAAGACCCAAGGATCATGCCCACAAGCATCGGGCAAAAGGTAACTATGAGGGGGGAAACAAGCATATGAGAAGACACGGAGGAGGATCTGACATAAAATCTCCAGATAGCAAGTCTCTGCCCCGTCATTCCTCTCCTAGTTCTTCTTGCAGATCATGGGGCCGGTCTGAGAATACTGAGATGCCCTTGCATCTTGATGCGTGGAGAGAAGGTTATCAGCAATTAGAGCACCAGAGAGTTTCCGGTTTGCAAAAGCAGCATTATAGCTATCAAGATGATGGGATGGTGATGCATAACAGCTTCAGCACTGAGGCGGCTTACTTAGATATGGGGAGCACATGGCAACACCGTGTTGGTCCTAGGTCGGATTATGGGTTTGGGGCCCCAGACATGCAGTTTTTGAATTACCTGAGTAATCACACCAGTGGTTTGGGGGGTCATGGAGCACAATTTAGCGAAAGGAACGAGGCGTATGGAGTGCAGCCAGATGGAAGGACTCAGGTTCAGGCTCGATTTTATGGTCACGAGTATCCAAATTCCATGAGTCACGGAACCCACTACATGGCAAGCCCTGCCCCTGGCTTCTCATCTGTATACGCACAGATAGGAGCTTATTCTGGGCATAATAGTACGAGTACATCTTCTGTGCATCAATACGCGCCCAGGTTGGACGGGTTAAACGCTCCCACGGTGAATAGCATGGGATCTGCCCAGCATTTGGATGGTCGAAGTGGATTTTACAACACAGCCCCTCATCCTGGGCGCGGATCTGGGGAGCTGGGTTTTGCTCCTGGTCCTTATCGCCCCTATTCGAAGCAGAATTCGTCGGGTTGGCTGAACGAGTAG
- the LOC113743725 gene encoding protein ENHANCED DOWNY MILDEW 2 isoform X2: protein MASSDDEDGILPSDVSNYYFQYDNETISFAELPLKWNDDESLEGNKKEIDLHGQTDNGLQTIFEQVIAWKFDISSREPEILVLTRKKNWIKLLKPRKFYEKTIRKILITVHCLSFVKGKPETSAKVLRDHLTKKFRSFDGSPSEDDVMTNLITETVKRDEILARAKVFNDFLEDKPRKKKIFEEVGTTAKSSFIVDDVPDENGEDGSDDEDEDFFEHVCAICDNGGDILCCDGKCLRSFHATVDAGAESNCESLGFSDKEVKAMANQTFLCKNCQYKQQLCFVCGELGSSDKSAGAEVFQCVTGTCGYFYHPRCVAKALKFKMGDKTKDLEREIAAGKTFVCPIHTCFACKEPEPEDKTDSQLQFAVCRRCPTAYHRKCLPRDIAFEDDEDQGIEQRAWEDLMPNKILIYCTKHEIKEELETPIRNHIKFPDIEGEKRKQDAESVGKAKLVQKKTALHKKREIASDAAASKNSIADKVKVFPKSSMAVKQLHSTKTNGGRLSIPESSKKRKLANVSMTESKRRPPRKDGRSIGGDSKAFLGEQLYEQYYNKDSGLATSVGGYTSDRKQQVKAARSVSKEADDSLMLDADSQERILSFVREAESKITLDDVIKEHKPPSTHGSSLKNIIQSITLGKVEGSIEALHAALQKLEEGGSLEDAKAVCEPGLLNQMVKWKIVDKLHSYVADGDTVVDFCCGANDFSCLMKLKMDEMGKSCNFKNYDIKQAKNDFNFEKKDWMTVQKSDLPSGSKLIMGLNPPFGVKASLANKFIDKALQFKPKLLILIAPQETLRLDEKKNPYDLVWEDDKLLAGKAFYLPGSIDVNDKQMEDWNVNTPPLYLWSRPDWTVRHKKIARLQGHLPCAEKMMRLEDESSIPDCHMEPRDLHCNSTMLADSVGLQDVYQPAERGAKLVESHVEGFSNGRGDEQTPEDHSHKDQANGNWEDRNKTRITRGKGNEGRPKDHAHKHRAKGNYEGGNKHMRRHGGGSDIKSPDSKSLPRHSSPSSSCRSWGRSENTEMPLHLDAWREGYQQLEHQRVSGLQKQHYSYQDDGMVMHNSFSTEAAYLDMGSTWQHRVGPRSDYGFGAPDMQFLNYLSNHTSGLGGHGAQFSERNEAYGVQPDGRTQVQARFYGHEYPNSMSHGTHYMASPAPGFSSVYAQIGAYSGHNSTSTSSVHQYAPRLDGLNAPTVNSMGSAQHLDGRSGFYNTAPHPGRGSGELGFAPGPYRPYSKQNSSGWLNE from the exons ATGGCATCTTCGGATGATGAGGATGGAATATTGCCTAGTGACGTATCTAACTATTACTTTCAATATGATAATGAGACAATTTCATTTGCTGAGTTGCCCCTGAAGTGGAATGATGATGAGAGCTTGgagggaaacaaaaaagagattGATTTGCATGGCCAGACAGACAATGGACTTCAGACAATCTTTGAGCAAGTCATAGCTTGGAAATTCGATATTTCATCTAGAGAGCCTGAGATTTTGGTGCTGACTAGAAAGAAGAACTGGATAAAGCTTCTGAAGCCAaggaaattttatgaaaaaaccATTAGAAAGATCTTGATTACTGTGCATTGCCTAAGCTTTGTCAAAGGGAAACCTGAAACATCAGCAAAAGTTCTACGGGATCATTTGACTAAAAAATTCAG ATCATTTGACGGCAGTCCTTCTGAGGATGATGTGATGACCAATTTAATTACAGAAACTGTTAAGCGGGATGAGATTTTGGCCAGAGCCAAG GTTTTCAATGACTTTCTAGAAGACAAGCCcaggaagaagaaaatttttgag GAGGTTGGAACTACTGCAAAGTCTAGTTTCATAGTGGACGATGTTCCTGATGAAAATGGAGAAGATGGCTCtgatgatgaggatgaggacTTCTTTGAACATGTTTGTGCAATTTGTGATAACGGTGGAGATATTCTCTG TTGTGATGGGAAGTGTCTGAGGTCATTTCACGCAACAGTAGACGCTGGTGCTGAGTCAAATTGTGAATCTCTTGGATTTTCTGATAAAGAAGTTAAG GCAATGGCAAACCAAACTTTCTTGTGCAAGAATTGTCAGTATAAACAACAGTTGTGCTTTGTTTGTGGCGAGCTGGGGTCATCTGATAAATCAGCTGGTGCTGAG GTATTTCAGTGTGTTACTGGGACATGTGGTTACTTTTACCACCCGCGTTGTGTAGCAAAAGCACTCAAATTTAAGATGGGAGATAAAACAAAAGATCTTGAGCGTGAGATTGCTGCAGGGAAGACCTTCGTCTGTCCCATCCATACTTGCTTTGCCTGTAAAGAGCCAGAACCCGAGGACAAAACTGACTCGCAGCTGCAGTTTGCTGTATGTAGACGTTGTCCAACAGCATATCACCGGAAATGTCTGCCTAG GGACATTGCTTTTGAGGATGACGAAGATCAAGGCATCGAGCAAAGAGCTTGGGAAGACCTTATGCCAAACAAAATACTAATTTATTGCAC AAAACACGAGATCAAAGAAGAACTTGAAACTCCTATCAGAAACCATATCAAGTTCCCAGATATTGAGggggaaaaaaggaaacaagatGCAGAATCTGTTGGCAAAGCAAAACTTGTGCAAAAGAAGACAGCTTTGCACAAAAAGAGAGAGATTGCTTCGGATGCTGCTGCTTCAAAGAATAGTATTGCAGATAAAGTAAAAGTTTTCCCCAAGTCATCCATGGCAGTGAAGCagcttcattctaccaaaacaAATGGAGGAAGGTTATCCATACCAGAGTCTTCCAAGAAACGGAAATTGGCTAATGTTTCTATGACAGAATCAAAGAGGAGGCCCCCAAGGAAAGATGGTAGATCCATTGGTGGTGATAGCAAGGCCTTCTTGGGTGAGCAGTTGTATGAGCAATATTATAACAAGGATTCTGGGCTTGCTACATCGGTGGGAGGATACACATCAGATAGGAAACAGCAAGTAAAAGCGGCTAGATCTGTTTCAAAGGAAGCTGATGATTCACTGATGCTGGATGCTGATTCTCAGGAAAG GATTCTTTCCTTTGTGAGAGAAGCTGAATCAAAAATAACACTAGATGATGTTATCAAAGAGCACAAACCCCCATCAACGCATGGATCCTCGTTAAAGAATATAATACAAAGTATAACTTTGGGGAAGGTTGAAGGTTCTATTGAG GCACTTCATGCTGCTTTACAGAAGTTGGAAGAAGGAGGCAGTCTTGAAGATGCAAAAGCCGTTTGCGAGCCTGGGCTTCTCAATCAGATGGTAAAGTGGAAG ATTGTTGACAAGCTTCACTCGTATGTGGCAGATGGTGACACG GTTGTTGATTTCTGTTGTGGTGCCAATGACTTCAGTTGCCTAATGAAACTGAAGATGGATGAAATGGGAAAAAGCTGCAATTTTAAAAACTACGACATTAAACAAGCAAAG AATGATTTTAATTTTGAGAAGAAGGATTGGATGACTGTCCAGAAAAGTGATTTGCCATCAGGATCAAAGCTG ATCATGGGGCTTAACCCACCTTTTGGAGTAAAAGCATCTCTTGCTAACAAGTTCATTGATAAAGCCCTTCAATTTAAGCCAAAGCTGCTTATCCTTATTGCGCCACAGGAGACTCTTAG GTTGGATGAGAAGAAAAATCCTTATGATCTTGTTTGGGAGGATGATAAGTTGCTTGCCGGAAAA GCATTTTACTTACCAGGGTCTATTGATGTAAATGACAAGCAAATGGAGGATTGGAATGTCAACACCCCACCCCTTTATCTTTGGAGTCGCCCAGATTGGACAGTCAGACACAAGAAAATTGCTCGACTGCAAGGCCACTTGCCCTGTGCAGAAAAAATGATGAGGCTGGAGGATGAGAGTAGCATCCCTGATTGCCACATGGAACCTCGTGATCTTCACTGTAATTCTACCATGCTAGCAGACTCTGTTGGTCTCCAGGATGTTTATCAACCGGCAGAAAGAGGAGCAAAGCTGGTAGAAAGTCATGTTGAAGGATTTTCCAATGGTAGAGGGGATGAACAGACTCCCGAGGATCATAGCCATAAGGATCAAGCCAACGGCAACTGGGAGGACAGAAACAAGACTAGGATAACACGCGGAAAAGGGAACGAAGGAAGACCCAAGGATCATGCCCACAAGCATCGGGCAAAAGGTAACTATGAGGGGGGAAACAAGCATATGAGAAGACACGGAGGAGGATCTGACATAAAATCTCCAGATAGCAAGTCTCTGCCCCGTCATTCCTCTCCTAGTTCTTCTTGCAGATCATGGGGCCGGTCTGAGAATACTGAGATGCCCTTGCATCTTGATGCGTGGAGAGAAGGTTATCAGCAATTAGAGCACCAGAGAGTTTCCGGTTTGCAAAAGCAGCATTATAGCTATCAAGATGATGGGATGGTGATGCATAACAGCTTCAGCACTGAGGCGGCTTACTTAGATATGGGGAGCACATGGCAACACCGTGTTGGTCCTAGGTCGGATTATGGGTTTGGGGCCCCAGACATGCAGTTTTTGAATTACCTGAGTAATCACACCAGTGGTTTGGGGGGTCATGGAGCACAATTTAGCGAAAGGAACGAGGCGTATGGAGTGCAGCCAGATGGAAGGACTCAGGTTCAGGCTCGATTTTATGGTCACGAGTATCCAAATTCCATGAGTCACGGAACCCACTACATGGCAAGCCCTGCCCCTGGCTTCTCATCTGTATACGCACAGATAGGAGCTTATTCTGGGCATAATAGTACGAGTACATCTTCTGTGCATCAATACGCGCCCAGGTTGGACGGGTTAAACGCTCCCACGGTGAATAGCATGGGATCTGCCCAGCATTTGGATGGTCGAAGTGGATTTTACAACACAGCCCCTCATCCTGGGCGCGGATCTGGGGAGCTGGGTTTTGCTCCTGGTCCTTATCGCCCCTATTCGAAGCAGAATTCGTCGGGTTGGCTGAACGAGTAG